AATGCAAACTAATTTCCATGAGTAGGAATTTACAAGTTGTGCATTCCGTTGAGTGAAAAATGATCGGTGTTGCTTCATACACTATTGAACACGTAGAGCGTCAGGGCAAACCGTGAAAAACCTACAATATAGAAAATGCAGTACCTCTGTTTTCTGCCCCACCTGAAGCTAGCTCCATGTGTTGCATATCCTCCCGAAGTGGACCTGATGCTCCTTGCTTATTTGTGACACCGCTACATGCCAtttgcagtggcggagccagaaactTAATATAGAGGGGGCCAAACAGATTGCTATAATGTTAGACGGGGCCAAATCAACTAAATCTTGCTAATTGTGTTTGACAAATGGAGGATTAGGAGCATATATAGTTGTATTTGAGAGagcatagggggggggggggcttggcccCTACCAGCACCCCCTGCCTCCGCCACTGGCCATTTGCTGATGCTCTCCTTGCACCAgagccgcgggcggcggcgagaaATGGGTGGTGGACTGGTGGGTGGGTGGATGGATTCACCGAAGTGCATGGACTTGGAGAAGAGCAGAGACAAGGATGAGATTTTTTGTTCAAAAGGACCATCTGCCGAGTCAAATTGACAAAAAAGACTAtctctgaatttttttgacaaAAGAGACCAGTTAGgccgtggcggcaggcgcgccagccgacacgtggcacctgccgccacggggTGAGGCGGCGGGACCTGCCGCCACTATAGCAGGCGGCAGCCCTGGAATTACCGGCGAGACTAGCTGCTGCAACGGAATTGGATGGGctggtgggccctgccgccacACACTGTGGTGTGGCAAGTTTCCAGCAGCAGCTCGGTTGTGTCATTCTACTCTCTGTTTTACTCTTTTTTTCGACAAAGGCTCTCGGTTTTACTTGGTTTAGCAAGTGTGAAAATATGcaagtttaactgaaatttaaatcAATTTAAAGACCGATTTTGAAGATGTTgcagttgaagaaaagatagatCCAGATGAGATCTATCCATTTTTATGTTTTTCGCTTACATGCATGATGGTCTTGTACTTTCCAAATGCTACAAAACACTCCCCAAACTCATTATCACATGCCTAATACAGCAGAGAATATAAAGTTACGACTAATCATACAGTACGAAACCATCGTGCATGTGAGCGGAAAACACAAAAATGAATACATCTTACCTTGATCTATCTTTTCTTCAACTACATCATCTTTAAAATCAACCTTTAAATTGATTCAAATCTCAGTCAAACGTGCCTATTTCACACTAGCTAACAACACATGAAGAACAAAGAATAGAACGAGAGagctggctgctgctgctgcagacCTGCCGCCACGGTGTGTAGCGGCGAGGCCCATCAACCACAGGCTGTTCCGTTCCAGCAGCAGGCCTCGCCGGATTTCAGTAATTTCAGGGCTGTCGTCTGGTGTTGTGGCGGCAGGTCCCGCCGCCTCTCCCCGTGGTGGCAGatgccacgtgtcgcctgccgccaTGGCCTAGTTGGTCTCTTTTGTCAACAAAATTCAGAGATAATCTTTTTTGTTAATTTGACTCGACAGATGGTCTTTTTAGACAAAAAATCTAAGGATGAGACAAGATAGTGAGGTTGACTAACAGCTTCGGGTTAGAGATAACTAGTGGTGGTGGATCAACGGCATCGATGGGGTCGCGCAAAAAAAAAAGTTCCGATCAAACGTCAGTTCGTTAACATTATCATACTAGTTTTTTTGGTTGGTAACTACTCGTAAATAATCAGTGTGGCATTTTGGCACATGGGAACATATGCTCCTGGATTTTAAAATGTGTTTTAAACATATTTTAAAATAtcacaaattttgaaaattttattCTCGCGTACATCTTGACATTCTACGTGCATACAAACTCGCTTCGTGGAAAACCGACAACTTTTGTGTCACATacaaaaaaagacaaaatttagTATAAAAAAGGCTTTAcatgacacatttttttatcttatTTACACAAGGCGTATAAAATGTCGATTTTTCACAAAACTTGGCGTGCACACATACAATGTTGAGATGTGTGCGTCAAATTgtgtttgaaattttttttgacattttgaaATATATTTTTCAATGACAGGATGACATGTCATTTATTCATATGTtatcacgtactccctccgttctttgaACTAAAATCACGACACTTGTTTTGGAATTGAGGAAGTAGTATGTGAGTTACCGAATTATTTGATGAACAGATCGTCAAATGTACAGTACGATTTATTTACGTCGAGGCTCTACCCCCACACCCCAAACCAAATCCAATCGCAGAAAATTCATGGCTTCTGACGGGAAGGGTTTCAGTAGACGTATTATGCCAATTTGCTACCCAAATTCATATGCTCCGCTTCGATGTTACAGAGAACTGTATCCCAGCAATTCTAGTTTTCGTTAGTGCTTCATTTTGCAAACTGATAATCATATAGACCAAATAAAAAATGGCCACACAAATCCAGAGAAAAGGCCAAACAAAACATAAACCTAACATTAGGTTATATCTTCAATGTCTACAATGTGCATTCACAAGGATTCAAATGCAAGTTACTGGAGCAAATCAGCAAGCTCCATGGAGACTTGCTCGGAAACGTTTCATGTTGAACAGTAAGTTGTCAACCGGCAGCTTACTCCACCTCTTCCAAGAAATCCTTGATCTCCGCTGGAGTTAGAACTCTGCATTTTTGTACGGTTTGTGTTACTAGTCAGAATGTAGACATGAATTTGTAATCTAATCAAACAGCCCTATAATGGCAGTTACAACCAATAAAACGGGAGCATAGAAGCACAAACATATTGGACATATACTCAAAACAGCAGGCAAGGTATAATGACATTGCATCTGATAATTATGTTGAAAACAGCATAATTGACTTTGTATACATACTTGAATTCACGGTCAGCTCGAATAACTCCAATTTCAATGTTGTTGGCAGAGATTTGACCTTCATATCTGCGAGTCCAAAAACAGCCAGTACTCAATATAGATACCAAATTGGCGACATACActatctactactccctctgttcctaaatatttgtctttctagacatttcaaataactactacatacggatgtatgtagacatattttagagtgtagattcactcattttgctctgtatgtagtcacttgttgaaatgcctagaaagacaagtatttaggaacggagggagtagaaaaatgTAGCTACCCTTCTTTCAGAGTCAAAATTGCAGTATGGATGGCATCATCAAGCTCCATATCTTCTGTGTATCTATTAAGTAAAAGTTATGTCAGTTAAACCATATGATCATGGAAAAAGGAACAGAGAAAAAGAACCTTGGCAACATACATGCTGCTTGTATTAATGAACAGATGGAAGATTAAACAGCATATGATGCAATTTattatgatcatcagattaaaaaAAAAACACTGAAGCCTTAACAGTGATGAACTAGTGCTAGGATAGATAGATCCTCCATCTACCTTTTCTCAAGAAAAGTCTTCGCATTTGACACATTTTTTCCCATAGCTGATGCTTTCCAGGAGAAGTAAGACCCTGATGGGTCAACCTAAAGAAACAATCAACAATGAGAAATCCAGCACTTTTATTAGCTTTACCATAACAGTATATGACAGGTGAAATATCAGTCATAAGTAGATGAGTGGTAAACCCAATAATACACATCTGGTGCCTTATTATTAAGATGCGACTGAATCTGGAATAGTGGGAAGGAAAATAGCAAGGTCTCTATCATGTAGTCCTTTGTGCATACCTGATACAACTGCGGGCCATTGTCATCATAACCAGCAATCAACAGTGATACACCAAATGGTCTTACGCCACTGCAGGAATAAGGTTATGAGTACAACATTGTTACATGGTATGTATGAGGAGTaaaatatagtactagtatcgCAAAAAAAAAAAGTATACATTTCTATAAAGTTTGGACTGAACATTTCGCTGTCATACGCAAAAATGTTTGGGTTATCGGTGGTAACTGGTGGCTGCTAGGTCATCAGGGGAGTGGAGATTAATTGGCGAATGGACCGATTAACTGAATCACCCGCTAGTTTTTCCAGGGCACACCAGCATATACCTAGATTATTCTAGGTCCAAGGAGTTCTCGCACTCCTGTGGGGAGACGACGGAGAGATCAGCAGTGGAGGCAACGTCCCGGCGACTTGGGGAGACCTTAAGGCGGACAGGAAATGCAGACTCCAGCGTCTACAGATGGAGTGCAGTGNNNNNNNNNNNNNNNNNNNNNNNNNNNNNNNNNNNNNNNNNNNNNNNNNNNNNNNNNNNNNNNNNNNNNNNNNNNNNNNNNNNNNNNNNNNNNNNNNNNNNNNNNNNNNNNNNNNNNNNNNNNNNNNNNNNNNNNNNNNNNNNNNNNNNNNNNNNNNNNNNNNNNNNNNNNNNNNNNNNNNNNNNNNNNNNNNNNNNNNNNNNNNNNNNNNNNNNNNNNNNNNNNNNNNNNNNNNNNNNNNNNNNNNNNNNNNNNNNNNNNNNNNNNNNNNNNNNNNNNNNNNNNNNNNNNNNNNNNNNNNNNNNNNNNNNNNNNNNNNNNNNNNNNNNNNNNNNNNNNNNNNNNNNNNNNNNNNNNNNNNNNNNNNNNNNNNNNNNNNNNNNNNNNNNNNNNNNNNNNNNNNNNNNNNNNNNNNNNNNNNNNNNNNNNNNNNNNNNNNNNGTTGATATAAAGCAAATGACAAATCTAACATGTATAATTAGTATATATGGAAAATTCAATATATTTCAACTTTTTAACGTGATAGTAGGGCCCACCGGGAATCCTAGGATCCTGGACGGCAACATTACCATATCCACCAGCATATATGTGGCCCCGCAGTCATCTACTTTAAGCCACTAAATGTGAGCCGTCTGATTAGAATGATCGAACAGGCCATAGGCTTTGCTATTGGTATAACTATATACAGAAATTATCAAGCAACTTATTTTTCTAGCAATTTGGGTATAGCAAATGCATGACTGATTTTAACAatttaacttcattagtagtatacTAAAAAAAAGGTGTAGAGCATAGTAACATACCCAGATTGAGTGAACTCCTGCATAACAGCAGCAGTCTCTCGGACAAGCTGGGTAACAGGGATGGTTTCCTGCATTTCGAAGTGAACAATAATCAGAAAATATATTTACATGGGAAATAATGACAGAACATGGGTACAGGTGACCCGCACATTATGCATAGCAATTTATTTAAATGACGTCTTTACCAAATGTGGAAGTTTTTTTTTAAGTCAAAACCAAACATTCATGAATATACCTTGTACAACCGATAATACTGCTGTGCCTGCTTCCGACTTTTTCTGACAAGAACACGAAAATCTGGACCCATCCCACTGAAAACAATGAATAGGTAAGTGCACATACATGCAACAAGCGACACTTGGGAGATTGGAAGACACACCAAATGTCAGTAACATCGTTGGAAACTGTATTGATGGAGCCACAGTGGCAAGCTCGGAGATGCAATAAACAATTGGGAAAAATGTGGTTATTCTGATTGCTTAGCTGTTGGCAGTTAGCACTACAAGTCTAGCTGTTGATCTCCAGTGTGCACTTCCTTGGTCAAGGAATGCTCTAGATTAATAACTCGCACCAGTGAGTTGACCCTTTTCACATAGTTTGCATGGTAATAACAAACAGAAATTTTATATTACCTTCTTGCACATTCATCATGTTGCCTAAAAAGGGTGGGTTATTCATGCTATCTCTAAGATACTTTACACTGATTGATCTATTAACCAGCTGGTTCCTTGCATACGCTACATGGGTATCTCAAATTTTGCCTTTTCAGGTGAAACACTCAAAGGCAGGAACCTTTCAGATAAATTGTTCAATTTATCCTTCCATATATACATACACCAGCTCATCAGTGATGGAAGTGGGAAAACATGTAGCAGCCCACACGGCAAGACTGGCTCAAACATCATTGAAACTTAAGAACATTAACCAGTATAACATTTAGTTGGGGTAGGGTAATACAGCAACAGAAGTAAATATCTTTACAATAGTTGAAATGAAATTTCTCCAAGATAGGAAATGAATTACAAAATTaagcaacactacaaaaaatacctGTAGACAACTCCAATATTTGGAGTTAACGACTGAATCTTTTGCACCTAAAAATTTGCAGAAACAGATtaattaacattttttatataaCAACAAAGGATGACAAGTAGAGAAGAAATTAAAATTGGATGATGGTACACTTACAGATGTTTCGTCCACTAAAATAGAAGGCAGTTTCTTCTCGGTGGCGATAACTACACCATTGGCAGCTACAAACACGACACATATCTCAGAAAGGGAAGTGAAAGGTTGTACTTATGACCATGACCGTGTATGATAGATAGAATAGAACAGTGAAAAGACTTATAAAATACGTGCCATACCCCATACGTATGAAGCTAAAATCCATTCAGTCAATTAGTTTATAATAAAAGAAGGTAGTATATTGGTGCTAACTCATAGCTGTATAATGAATGACAGCAAACATTAAGTTTTCTCTCGTGAATAGAAAAACTTGGCAAAAAAACAAGAGATTGCCTTTTAACTTCCACAACACAAACACGACTGCTTGATATGCTGAAAAGCAAACTAACTGGTATGCTGGAAAAGTAATGTGCAATTTTTGCACCTTTTTGTCATGAATATACGGTTCTAAATCCCACAGGGCCTCGGTGAATAGACATAAGGCCAGTCTAGCAGTAAGCAAAAAAAATTGAACAACTCTTAGGTCGATATAAATCCAACTTTGCAGAGAACGTGCTCTAACAGTTTCCATGGAACATccaaatacaaggtgaaaagaactCCAAACTTTACAATGGGCATGCTACGAATTAAGTAGTTCACAGGTAACATCCAAATACTTCAGAAAATATGTCAAACCAAACATCAATTTCGCACTCATAAGCAGAATCCAGAATGTAGCATAATACAACTTTAAAATGAACATGATCTGCAAACCCGTTGAGATCAAGAAACCAGTAAGGCGTGTGTCCATCAAATGCGTTGAATTATTAACTCTAGTGGTATATCAGTCTTCGTAGACATCAATAAGTTCACCTAAAATCCCAAGTCCTATACATCACTCTCTCAAACTTAGTCTAAAATAAGCATAAGACCACTAATAGCAAAAACTAGGGGACACGATTACTGCACAGAACGCACCTTTGATGCCAAGGGAGGTTTGGCCTGATCCGACCGCTGTGAGTGCATGTTCAATCTGCACCAGCTTCCCCGATGGGCTGAACGAAATCAGGGGAAAAGTCAGATATTCATTGCACCTTTAGTGCAGATACAAATAAGCAAGTCAAGCACATTAGCTATCCAACATGGAGATGAACAACAAGCCACACTAAATATAGGTGCAGAGCAAGAAGCGATAATGCGGAGGGCCAGGAGGGAGAACCATCACGGGAGAACGATGATGCCGGTGTCTCGTTAACCCAGCTTTAGGCGAACGATCGAAATAGAAGAAAAGGAAGACGAAGCAGGAACACCCGGTGGAGACAGCACTGGAGCATAGCAACACTAGAAAACAAGGGAGCAAGGACCGGCAGCCACGACGGCGAGACAGCCTTCCACCGTTGTCCGCTGATCTGTAAGGGCCGGACCGGCCAGCGCCGGATCTGAACAGGGAAGGCGCGGGAAGCCAGCACGGAAACGCCATCGGCCGGACAGCGGGGGGGGTACCGAGGAGAGGCTTCTGGGAGAGCTCGTTCATGGAGGCGGCGCAACTTCGCCCGCCCTGGGACGGCGCGGGACGAGCACGGAGATGGCTAGCCGAGGTCGAGGAAGACAGAGAAGGGAGAAAGGCcgaggggagagagggagagagagcaaacCTGAAGGTGGTGAGGGAGAAGGAGTACTGGCTGTCGCCCATGGCTACCTCGTCGGCGTCTTCGGGTTGTTGTGGGAGGAGATCGGATGGAACGAACAAGGCGGCTGCTGAAGGAAAGAGAATAGAGGACCTAAACTGTAGATACACACAGAAAAAAAAGGGTAACTGTACCTGGCGAACGTTCGCTGTAAGGGGTGGCAAGCGAACAATCTTTGCTGGCGAGTAGTTGTATAAAACGAACGGCAGTTTTTAAACAAAAACTACCTTCTCGGAAAAAAACTGCCACCTCTCCCACTCTCTCACAACTAAAACTATCATGGAACCGTTCGCAAATACCACCCTCCCTGGCGAACGCCCGCCAGCTAAGGGTGTTCAAAGAAAGGAAGAGATTCAGATCTGACATTCCTCTCTCGAACTGGGAAAAACGAGTCTTTCCTTGAGTCGAACTTTGAGCGGGGTTGGCTACTTCGCTTCTTACGACCACAACTAGCAAAATACGGGCCCCCAAACATTCGAAGAGTGACCAACCATCACATAAAAAAATGATTCCACAACCAATTACCTTAAATTGAAATCATCAAATCCGTACAAAATATATGCAACATAAAAGTAGGATAAATTTGTGTTGGCGACCGTCCTTGTTGGTCCGGCCGTGTTCATGTTCACGGCCAGCTGAGCCCCTTGGAGTGAaggtgcggtcgccggcgaggcagtGTAGGACATGGGACA
The window above is part of the Triticum aestivum cultivar Chinese Spring chromosome 2A, IWGSC CS RefSeq v2.1, whole genome shotgun sequence genome. Proteins encoded here:
- the LOC123188127 gene encoding proteasome subunit alpha type-2 is translated as MGDSQYSFSLTTFSPSGKLVQIEHALTAVGSGQTSLGIKAANGVVIATEKKLPSILVDETSVQKIQSLTPNIGVVYSGMGPDFRVLVRKSRKQAQQYYRLYKETIPVTQLVRETAAVMQEFTQSGGVRPFGVSLLIAGYDDNGPQLYQVDPSGSYFSWKASAMGKNVSNAKTFLEKRYTEDMELDDAIHTAILTLKEGYEGQISANNIEIGVIRADREFKVLTPAEIKDFLEEVE